The nucleotide sequence AACACAATCAGACGATCTCTCCTTTTTCTTCATTATCTGCAAATGTAAACTTGAGAACTGCGGACTATAATAAAAGAAACTCATACGATATTAACGATAGGGCAGAAACTAACTCCAATTCAAAGCTATCTTACAATTATAAACACCCTGAAAATCTGTTTACTTTCAGTACCAATGCTCAGTTGGCTCAAAACTTTACAAACTACTCTACCAGTCTTAGTGGCCCCACGGCTAATTTCAGGTTAAAAACATTTTCTCCATTTCAGGGTAATTCCACAACCGGAGGTCAAAGCTGGTATGAAACCATTAGCTTAAGTTACGATAATTCACTCCGGTCTCGCTTTAACTTTGATCCGATTGATGCGGACAGCTCCGAAATTTCTTTCTTTGATGCTCTGATGGATCCCGATTTATATGAAGAAGCAACCGGGAACGACAATTATATCCAGGCCGGATTTCAACAATCAGCCGGGCTGCAGATAGGCCAAGTAATCCCAAGCCAGTTTTTGAATATTTCCGCAGGCTTAAATATGAATGAATACTGGTATCCGTCGTCAACCAGAAAGTCATGGAATGCTGATTCAAACCGGGTTGAAACGGAAAAAGTTTATGGGTTTAAAGCAGCCCGGGACTTTAGCACCAGCATGAATTTTGGAACTACGTTTTATGGAATTTCAAACATGAAAATAGGAAACTTTGAAGGAGTTCGGCATACGGTGCGCCCTTCTATTGGTTTTAGTTACCGGCCGGATTTCAGCAAGGAAAAGTGGGGATATTACAGAACGGTACAAACGGATAGTTTGGAAAACACACGACAATACTCAATTTTTGAGAATGAGATTTTCAGAGGTCCGGGAAGAGGAGAACAACGGTCACTTAATTTCTCTGTCAGAAATGTATTTGAAACAAAGATGGTAAAGCGAGACAGCACCGGCGAAGTGTCAGAAAATAATATTCGATTTATTGACAACCTTTCTTTGAGTTCATCATATAATTTTGCGGCCGATAGCTTGAAGCTCAGTTCATTAAATACAAGCATAAGTTCCAGTGCGATTCCGGGATTAAATCTGAGAGCTTCTGCTGACTTTTCATTCTATCAATTTGACTCTACGGGAAGAGAATATGACAGGTTTTTTATTGAAGATGGGAAAAAGCTGGCTCAAATGAGATCATTCTCGGTCAATGCAAGTACCTCGTTCAGGGGAGGGAATGGAATTAAGGTATACACCCCTGAGTATCGCCGAAGGTATGATCCCTATAACCAATCTACATTTCATCCTGTTGATTCCCGGTTTGGATATGAGCCGATTCCACCGGTAAATTCTCCCTGGAGTGTATCATTGAATTTCAGTTATAGTTGGCGTTATCGCTTTGGGGAAAAGCCAGAAAAGAGAGCAACTTTACGTGCTTCAAGCATATCTTTCAATTTAACTCCAAAATGGCGTTTTAACACAGATGTAGGGTATGATTTTATAGAAAGTGAGTTTACGCCATCCCAATTTTCACTTACCCGGAATCTGGAGTGTTGGGATCTTTCATTCCAGATTAATCCTTTTGGAGAGTTTCAGTATTATTTCTTTCGCCTGAGCGTGAATAGCTCTCAAATTCAGAGCTTATTCCAGAAACTTCCTGTCCTCAAAAATCTGGAGAGAAGCTCAAGCCCATCTGGGGCAGGGCGAAGGGGTGGATCGGGCAGAAGAGGCTTTGGTGGTATAAATTAACTAAAGTGAATCCCGCCCAATACCGGCCAGATACTTTACTACATATTTTCCGATAATATCGAATTCAAGGTTTACGGCATCGCCCACACTTTTGTCTTTTAAGTTAGTATGATTCCATGTGTAAGGAATAATGGCCACAACAAAAGAGTTCCCTGTATCACGGGCAACGGTCATACTAATTCCTTCTATGGTTACACTGCCGCGCCCCACAATCATATTTTTAAATTCTTCAGGATATTCAATAGTTAGTAACCAGCCTGTCTTTTCTTTTTCTATTTCTGTTACTATGCCGGCTATATCCACATGTCCCTGAACAAGATGACCTTCAATACCGCCCTGCAAAGAAAGTGAGCGTTCCAGATTAACAGGGCTGCCTTGTTCGAGCGCTCCAAGGGATGTTTTTCGCAAGGTTTCTTCAACGCTTTGTACAGTAAAAGTTTTTTTATCAAAAGCAGTTACGGTATGGCAAGCTCCGTTAATGGAAATGCTTTCGTCTTCATGGCAGCTGTCTGCAAAGGAACAGGCAATTTTCATCTCCTGTCCGCCAGCATTTAAAGATTTGATATCAACAACTTTCCCAACTTCTTGTACAATTCCTGTAAACATATTTTTAGAAATATCCGGTTAATAACATATCATTTCCAACTTGGGTCCATTTAACCTCTTTAAGTTCGGCAATTTCTTTCATTTTATCGATACCAATATTTATCAACGACCGTGTTCCTGCACCCAACAATTTTGGAGCAATAAATAATTCAAGTTTATCTACCAAACCCTGACGTATTAAAGCGGAGGATAATTGCTGGCCGCCTTCTACTAAAATGGATGAAATTCCTTTTTCACCTAATAGTTTTAACGCCTGTCTAAGGTCAGCATGGCCGTCAACCTTAGAAACCTGGAGTACTTCTCCGCGAAAATAATTTTGCTGCATCACCTTTAACATAGGGTCTGCATCAGTGGCTGAGGCCTCTTTATTCCATGTAATAATGGTGGTTTTCTCTTCGAATTTGTCGGAAAAAAGGTTCAACTCTTTAGGTAATTCATAAGGGCCGTCAATTACGATACGCTGCGGTTGCCGGCCGGAAACATGCCGGACAGTGAGGCTCGGATTATCAACCATAACGGTAGTTCTGCCTACCAATACGGCATCATATTCAGTGCGCCATTTGTGGACCAATTTTCGAGATTGTTTTCCGGTTATCCATTGCGATTCACCATCAGCAGCAGCGAGAAAACCATCAGCAGTTTGTGCCATTTTAAGAGTGATGAAGGGACGGCCAAAAGTCTGGTGATGAATAAAAAACTCGTTGAGTTCCTCTGCTTCATGTTTCAAAACCCCGACTTCCACCTCAATACCTTTGTTTCGAAGATGAAGGATGCCTTTTCCATTTACCGCCGGATTTGGGTCAGGCATTGCAACGATTACTTTTTTTATTGGAAGCTTACCCAACATTTCTGCACAAGGCGGTGTTTTTCCGTAATGAGAGCACGGTTCAAGCGTAACATATACTGAGGCATCCTTGAGTTCTTTTCTATTCTGAACAGACTCTACAGCATTGACTTCAGCATGAGCTTTTCCAAAGCTTTTATGATATCCTTCTCCAATTTTTTCACCTTCCTTAGAGACAATAACACACCCTACCATAGGATTTGGGGATACGTATCCCTTTCCTTTCTTGGCAAGCGTGAGTGCCTGTTGCATCCAATAGCTGTCAGAGGGTGTATTTGAAGAAGCCATAGACTAAATCTACACTTTTTGTTATTACTTGTATATCAGATATAACAAAAAAGGGTGAGAAGAAACCCCTCACCCTCAGTATCTAAAACGATGTGTTTATTTTATCGAAGTAAACGAGATCGGTTGTCTACAATTTTAGCATTTTTCCGAAGTTGTTCTAACCAAACAGAAGAAAACTCTTGAGACTTACGTTGCTCTAAGCGCTGTCTGATATCTCTGCGTGTTTGTTGATCAAGATTGGCAATATCAGCTTCCATTTTATCTAAAACTTCGACTACAAAAGCAGCACTGTTACCGGTTAAAACATCGGAAGTTTCGCCTTCGTTAAGGGCAAAGATTGCTCCAATAATCATCGGTTCACGTCCGGCTCCGGAAAGCACAGTGGCACTGGCTCTCAAATTGCTTTCATTTTGAATTTCTTTGTCAGCTGCTTCAGCTAGAGCTTCCAGAGTTTGGTTTTGCTGAAGCAGTTCTTGAACCTGTTCTTTAATTAATTCCTTGCGGCGTTCAATTTTTACCATGTTTTCAACTTGAGACCGCACTTCATCAAGTGGCCGATAGCCTTCCGGAGTCACTTCCAAAACTTCTAGAACTACAAAATCAGAATTTAATTCAAGTATATCTGAAATATCACCTTCGTCGGCTGATTCCAGGAAGTTCATAATTTGTTGACTGCTTCCAAGACCTGAGATAAAGTTATTCCCTTTGGTAGCAAAGGCTTCTTTCACTTCCAAATCCCGTGCTTCAGCTTCTTCGGCAAAACCGGTTTCTTCTGAAGCGAAAAACTCAAAGTCAGCGGCATTGTCATTTGCTTCATCAATGGTAGAAGGAAGAGCTTGGATATTATAGCTCATAATCTGAAATTTTATCTCGTTTCCACGCTGAGCCTCTTTTTTCAAAATGGCTGCCTGATTTGATGTAAGTATCACATCTGAAACTTCACCAACGTTTAAATCGACTGCTGCCTGGTATTCTTCTCGAATGTCAGCACTATTTACAAATGAAGAGCGATAATTGGTTGTTGAGGCTTGCCTTACCAAAAATAGCGAGTCATTTTCAGCATTTTCAAAAGCTGTTTTGAGTTCCCTAACATCCTCAATAATCTGAGCAGTATCCGCCGCAGTGGGTAATTTGCTGAAAGTTACATATCTGAAGCGATAGCTTTCTTCCCTGGTGTAACGTTCTTTGTTGTCATTGTAATAATTACGCAGTTCGCGATCAGAAATCTCAAGTTCCTGCTCAGTAACTTCACTGTATGGAAAGCGAATGTAATTTACGTTAGCTGTGCTGTTGTTTTTGATAAACTCTTGCTCAACCTCTGATTCAGTTACTTGAAGGCCTGCAGAAATATAATTATTTAATTTTTGCTGGCGGCGTTGCTCACGCAATTGAAGCTCAAGGGCTACAGCTTGTTGAGAAAACTCACTGGAAGAAAGAACCTGTTGGATGGCTTCACGATCAATAGTTCCGTCTTCACGAGTAAAATTTTGTCGGATAATGGGGGCGGGATTGTCACCGAAAACCATATCCAGCACTTCTTGATCTGAAACAGTAATTCCTAACTCATCCATTTTTTGGTTCAGTAATCTGGAATTAACCAATTCTTCCCAAGCCTGATTCTCATAATTAGCCCTCATTTCGGCAGTCATGGAGTTGCCGGTTTGCTGGCTGTACGCATTCGTATAGTATTGGACACGGCTTTGATATTCTTCATTCGAAATCTTTTCACCATTTACACTGCCTAAAGCGTTTGGCCCGGCTTGCATTGCGTCAAAAAAGTTAACATCTGCCAAAACCCACAAAAGGCCAAAAGAACCTATCAGCACCCATAGGATAAATCCGGTGCTATTTCTCATTTTTTCCATTACACCCATAAAAGGTTACCTCTAAAAAAACATTTATAAATTGCGATTTGGATACTGCCGGTGTCTGTTTTGAACCTTTGACAGTAAGCTTGGAAATATAAGCGAATACCCAAGGAATTGAAAGAAATTAAAACCAATCTCAGGTTAAAATACCTCAATCAGGCGCATGTGCTTTAAGTACTTGCCGGGATCATTGTTAATATTCTTAATCAGCTTGTTAAGATTAACTGAAAGGCTGTCGATATTATTATATAAAGACGAGTCATTTACCATTTTTCCAAGGGTTCCCTCCCCGTCGTTAATTTTTGTTAGTACTTCACTTAAAGTGAGGTTGGTTTCATTTAAGCCTCGGCTTAAAGTTTCTAATTCCGCACTTGTAGCTTCCAGGTTATTTATGAGTGAAGTGAGCTGCTCTTTATTTTCTGCACTGAGATCATTAAGATTTTCCAGAGTGCTTTTTGCGTCCAATATCATTTGGTCTAAATCACTTTGTCTTTTTTGGATGAGTTCGTTGAGCGAACCGGTAGTTGATTCCAAATTGCGGACAATACCGGAGATGTTTTCTTTGTTCTCCTCATTAAGGGTTTCATTTAGGCTGCCGACCAACTGTTCAACTCCACGAATTGATGCAGAGATATCATTACTGATTTTTTCACCTTCTTCAGCAAAAGTATCCATCATCCCTTGCTCAAAAACGCCTTTTATGGCTCCTTGATTTGGCACCATTTCTTCTGAATCAGACTTTTCAATTTCAATAAACTTTCCTCCGAGAACTCCACTCGACTTCAAAACTGCAATGGAGCCTTTAGGTATCCGGTAGCCTTCTTCAATATTCAGGGTCACTAATGTAGAATCGGAAGCGAGGAGGTCCATTTCTTTAACTGTACCGATTTTGAACCCCTTTACATTTACCACATTTCCGGGAATAAGCCCATACACTTGATCGAATTTGGTATATACCACTGTGGAAGACCTGAAAAGCGGTATGTCTTTCATAATATTATAGCCTACAAAGGCTACGATGGTAGCCACTAATATGGTAAGCCCAATTTTAAGTTCGTTCGAAACTTTTGCCAAAACAGATCTCCTATGCAGTTTAAGAATTTATTTGATATTCACTTGCTGTGATGAATTCGAGCAGATTCTGGTTGTCACTATGCTTCATGTCATCGGTTTTCCCAACCCAGCTGAGTTTTTGGTCATCCAAAAAAGCCACCTTATCAGATATCGCTAAAACGCTGTGCATGTCGTGAGTGATTACAATGGAAGTAATATCGAGGTTATCGGCCATAGTCATAATCAGTTCATTTATCTCTTCGGAAGTTTTGGGATCGAGCCCGGATGTAGGTTCATCATACAAAAGATAGTCTGGTTTCAAAATAATGGCGCGTGCTAATCCGACTCGTTTTCTCATCCCACCGGAAAGTTCTGAAGTTGATTTGTCTCCAGCTTCTTTAAGATTTACCATTTCTAACGCTTCATTTACATTATGGGTAATCTCCTCCTCCCCTTGCTCAGTAAAATATCGTAAGGGAAAGGCCACATTTTCAAAAGTGCTGATGGAATCGAAGAGGGCCCCGCCTTGAAACAAGATGCCAAAACGTTGTCGAACCTTTCTGAGTTCAGAATAACTAAGCTCAAATACACACTTTCCGTCAATCAATACTTCCCCTTCATCAGGGTATAATAAAGCATTCAGGTGTTTTAGCAATACTGATTTCCCGCAACCGGATTTACCGATTACAGCTGTAGTTTCTCCATCGTGGATATCAAAAGAAACATCTTTCCAAACAAGCAACTCGCCAAAACTTTTTGTCAGGTTTTTAATCTCAATCATGGGTTATAGCAATATAGCGGCTAGTGCAAAATCAGCTAAAAGTACAAAGATACAACTTAATACTGTTGCTTGTGTAGTAGCGTTCCCCACTCCTTCGGCGCCCCCAAAAGCATAATAACCTTTGTAACAGGCTATGGAAGTGATTACAAATCCGAATACGATAGATTTTATATAACCGAAAATAATATCTGATTCAAAAAAGAAAGCGCGTGCCCCTTCCATAAATTCAGCTGCAGGTAGAATGCCATCTAAAGCCCCTGCAGAAACTCCCCCTATAATTCCAAAAACCGCAGCAGTGGTATACAAAATTGGAAACATTAACAGACCGGCTAATATTCGCGGAACCACCAGGAAAGAAACAGAATTAAACCCCATAGATTCAAGTGCATCAATTTGTTCACTTACACGCATGGTGCCAAGCTCTGTTGAAATTCGTGCCCCAACTTTTCCGGATAAGACAAGGGCACTGATTACCGCGGCGAGCTCGATAACAATAGATTGGGCAACAATAGAGCCAATTATTGTACTTGGATATATATCAGTATCTAATTGATAGGCAGTTTGTAACGTCAAAACAGCCCCGGTAAAAATACCTGTCAGAAAGATAATAGGGATAGATTCATAGCCGACCTTTACAAATTCCTGAAACAGATTTTTGCGATAGGTGCTGAATTCTGTAGACGAACGTAATGCCTGATATAATAGAAGGGCGTAATTGCCAAATTGTTTTAATCCGGCAGCCCCAGGTAAATTGGTAATCATTTCTTAATTAATAATCTTGACGTATTGCCGAAGCATTTGATTATATTACAAAACATTTTTGCCAATTGTGATTTATAAATAGTTAATAAGTTCAGCGGTTGCCATCGGTTGCCGATAATTTTCCAACAACTGAACTTACGACAGCCAGGTTAAATACATCAAGTGTTTTAATCATTTTCTTTTTGAACAACATCGTGGTAATCGAAAGGGTTCAGATAAGGTTGTTCAGGGTGATTAACTAGCAACAAAAAAGATTAGAACACAGAGAGATTTTAAGGCTTCTTGGTTAGTTTAAGATGCCGGATCTAATATTTTAAAAATGTTGTTTAATCTCAGCAGGAACTGATATCAAATTTGGGAGGAATTACGATATTTAGCTTTAAAGTAAAGCTGCTTTAATTACCTTTCACCCATACTTTAGTTTATAATTATTTAAAAGTAATTCATCATATGATCAGATATATAACAGCCGGAGAATCGCATGGGCCGGGACTCACTGGAATTGTAGAAGGCGTGCCGGCGGGGCTCCCTCTTACGGAAGAAGATATTGCCGTTCATTTAGTGCGTCGTCAACAAGGTTATGGCCGAGGTGGGCGTATGGCTTTTGAGAAAGATTTTGCAACCATCAGCTCCGGACTTCGCTTTGGTAAAACAATGGGTGGGCCTATTGCTATGAACATGCCTAATCGTGCTTTTGAAAAGGATGATGCAGGTTGGCCAACTGTGATGAATAAAGAAATTGAAGCTGAAGGGATTGAAAAAATCACACTCCCCAGGCCGGGGCATGCGGATCTTGTAGGGGCCCAAAAATATAATTTCGATGATATCCGTCCGGTGATTGAACGATCAAGTGCCCGGGAAACAGCTATGCGTGTAGCGTGCTGCAGTATAGCACGGAAGTTTCTAAAGCATTTTGGAATTCAAATTGGCGGGCATGTATTACGAATTGGGTCAGTAGGATTCGACAGTTGGGAAAAAGTAAGAGCGCTTACCGACCCCCTGGCCGAACAAGGTGCTGAGAAGATTTACCAAGCAGCGGATGAATCTGATGTTCGGTGTTTGGATGAAAAGCTTTCGGCAGAAATGAGAGAAGAAATTAAAAAGCGCAGAAAAGAAGGCTCTTCGCTCGGTGGTATTTATGAAATTGTGATTACAGGGTTGCCGGTTGGGCTGGGAAGTTATGTTCACTGGGATAGAAAATTAGACGGCATGCTGGCTCAGGCTATCATGAGTACACAAGCGATGAAGGGTGTGGAAATTGGGCTTGGATTTGAGTCGGGACACAAGCCGGGGCATGAAGTTCATGATGAAATAACTCATGAAAAAAATAAATTTAGCCGAAGAACCAACCGTATGGGAGGCATTGAAGGTGGTATGAGTACAGGAATGCCTATTATAATCCGAGGTGTTATGAAGCCGATTCCTACTATGCTGAATCCACTGCGTACTGTGGATATGCAAACAAAAGAAGAAACCGAAACCCGCTATGAACGTTCTGATGTTTGTGCTTTACCCCGTGCAGTAGTTGTTGCAGAAAGTGTTGTAGCCCCGATAATAGCGAACGCTTTCTTAGAGAAATTTGGCGGAGATTCGATTCAGGAAATTGAAGCAAATTTTAAAACTAATACACAATGAGTTCCAGGATTTCAACGTTGGCAAAGGCGGTAAAAGAACATCCGGAAGATTCTTTCTACAAGTTTACTTTGGCACTGGAAATGTTGAAAATAAGTCAACCTGAAAAAGCGAGGGTTTTATTTGAGTCTATCAGACAGGATGATCCTGAATATGTAGGCGTATATTATCATTTAGCTAAACTTTATATTGAATTGGGAGAGAACAAAAAGGCATTGGGTTCCTATAAAGAGGGGATTAAAATGGCTGAAAATCAGAACGATCAGCATACAAAGTCAGAATTATCAGCGGCTCTGTTGAACCTTGAAATTGAAATGGCAGATTAGTTATGAATAAAATATTCAGTTTTTTAAAAAAATTAGCTCCGGTTGCGATTATAATGTTTTTTTTGCTGAGCACAAATATAATGGGTCAGGAAAAAGCCACATATTTGGTGAAGCAAGGGGATACCTTATATGGAATTTCAAAAAAACTGGATGTAACAATTGCTGAACTTAAACAATGGAATAACATTTCCGGTAATGAAATAGAATTAGGGCAAGAGTTGATCTATTATCTTCGTGATGAAAGCGTTCGAAATGAAGAGTTGCCTGAAGAACCATCCAATCCTTTAGTAACTAATTCGTCCGGCAATCAAAATGTAATTTATGTTGTAAAAAGCGGGGATACCTTATTTAGGATAGCCCGGACGCATAACATGAGCCTTGAAGAACTAAAAAGCCTGAACAACCTGACGGATAATAATATTCGCATCGGGCAAGAGCTCGCCGTGAAGAAATTAAATGAAGCCCCTCCTTCAGTTGCGCGATTTTCCGAAGAATCTTCACCACAAGGTGTTTTTTCAGTTTATGAGGTGAAAAGGGGAGATTCATTTGCAGAACTTCTTACCCGTTTTAAAATGACTGAAGATGAATTTAAAAAACTCAATCCGGAATTAAACTCTGGCAGGCTACCGACAGGCCAGGATGTGACGGTTCTCTTGCCTCCATCGCGAAACTATGAGAATCCCTATTTGCAAAAGGCAAACTTACAAGACTTAGGTGAAGTTCGGGTTAACCGTTATGATGATTCTGAATTTGGCGAGACGACCACAAATGGCGAGTTATATGATCCTGAAGCACTGACTGCCGCGCATTCTAATATTGCCTTGGGGAGCATTATCTTTGTGGAAAACGTGCAAACCGGAAATGGTGTGTATGTTAGAATAAATGATCGAATTACCGGGGCAGGATTGAAACTTTCGCATAGAGCATTTAGTACACTTCGACTCAATCAGGCTACTCAGCCGGCGGTAACTATTTACACAGAAGTGAATGACTAACCACGTTAAAAAATATTTTGAGAACACAAATACCTTACTCTACAGCTTCCTGGTAAGCTTGCCGTTATTTTTGTTATATGAATTATTAATTATCATTTCCCAGCCTTCCGGAGAAGCCATTGTTCGCATAAGTGTAGATGTGTGGATCAAAACGCTTTTTGCTTATCTCGGAGTAAATGCTGTTTCATTTTCACTGCTGTTGGTAGCGATTATTGGACTTTTTATCCTATATAAAGAACGGCACCGTTTGAAAGAGCTTCAATTCACCTACTTTCCGGTATTGATTTTAGAAGCTACCGTTTATGCAATAGTAGTTGCAATAATTAGCCAGTCGATGGTGTCATTTATTCTTAATATGGCAGCTTCAGACCCTATCAATAGCTTATCGATGGCTCAAAAAATTGCATTATCGTTGGGGGCAGGTTTGTATGAGGAACTGTTTTTTAGGGTTATACTTGTAACATTGTTCATACTCGCTTTTTCCAAACTGTTGGGTAAAAAATGGGCAGGAATTACAGCAGCAGTAGTGCTTTCAGCGCTGTTATTTTCAGCCGTTCACTACATTGGTTCGATGGGCGATGCTTTTACGCTCGGGTCATTTCTTTACAGGTTTTTATTTGGTATAATACTTAATGGAATATATGTTTGGAGAGGATTTGGTGTAGCTGCATGGACCCATGCAATTTATGATATAATGGTGATCGTCTTTCTATCATAAAAGGTATTTATTAACGGGTTGATCAATAGAATCTATTTAACATTAAAGTATTATAGCAGTAATATTTAATAGATTGATATCGTCCAAGTAACAAAGCAGTTAACACGTATCGGTAAAGAAGGGATGGGTAAATGTCTCAATTAACGAGAGATGAAATAAAAAAACAGAAGGATTTTGATAAAGAGATTATCCCTCATATGGATGCGTTGTATAACTTTGCCCTTAGGTTAACAACGGACCCCAATGATGCAGAAGATCTTGTTCAGGATACTATTGTAAAAGCATACCGGTTCTTCAGCAGCTATGAAAAGGGGACAAATGCCAAGGCATGGATGTTTAGGATTCTTAAGAATTCATTCATCAATAATTATCGAAAAACCTCAAAAAAACCATCTCAGGTAGATTACGATGAGGTTTCCTCCTATTATGAATCTATTCGGGCAGAAAGAACAGAGACTTCTGACCTGGAAAACCTGATGTTTCGGGAGATGATGGATGATGACCTGTCGACGGCTTTGAAACGTTTGCCTGAAGATTTTCGAACGGTAGTTTTATTATGTGATGTTGAAGGGTACACCTATGAAGAAATCGCTAATATGCTTGATGTACCTATTGGAACCATACGATCAAGGCTACATCGTGGACGGAATTTACTTAAAACGGAATTATTGGAATACGCTAAGAAGAGAGGCTACACCGGAGACTGATCAACCATGGGATACACTGTTTCTTCATTTTTTTGAACTTTAAGTGTAATCCGTACGGTTGTTCCTTCATTGAGTTCAGAGCGTAAAACAAAAACACTTCCCTTGTGATATTCCTCGATAATACGTTTGGTAAGGCTGAGTCCTAATCCCCACCCTCTCTTTTTTGTACTAAAGCCTGGCTTGAAGATATTTTTAACGTTTTTGATATCAATTCCGGTTCCTGAATCCTCAATGTCAATTATTACCTCTCCTTCCTGTACTTTTGAGGAGATTGAGATATATGAATCGCCTTCTATATCCCGAAGCGAATCCATTGCATTTTTGACCAGGTTTTCAACAGCCCATTGCAGGAGCTCGGGATTAGCACGAACTGTTGCTTGGGCATTTAGGTTTTTACGCACTTCAATGGCTTTGCCAAGTCGCGGTAATCTTCGCTCCATATACACCATAACCTGCTCCAAAACAGGACCTATTTGTAATTTCCTGAGTTCAGGTTCGGAACCTATTTTTCCAAAACGTTCAGCAACACCGCGTAACCGCTGAATATCTCTCTCAATTTCATTGGCAATATTAACAGCGGTTTCTTCATAGCGATATTCATCTTTTAGAAGTTGTAACCATCCATATAAACTAGAAATGGGGGTGCCTAATTGGTGAGCGGCTTCTTTCGCCATCCCCACCCATAAATTAGATTGTTCGGAACGAGTGATGCTTCGGTATGTGGTATAACCTATACCAAGGAGCAGGCCTAACAGTAATATTTGTATATAAGGGAAGTAGCGAAGCATTTGTACGGTTGGGCTTTCCCCATAATAAACAAACTGAGTAATTTGTCTTTTTTCATCTCCATATACGAAATTGATGGGGTTATTCAGGCTTTTAAGCTCACGCACAAGCTCACGCCGGTTTTCAGGGGTTGCCAGTCGTACTGAATCAATGTTCCTTTGGGCAAGGATGACATCACTGGAGTCAATAAGAATAGTTGGGATACGAAACCGATCCTGCAGTATGATTTCTTCACTGACAAAATCATTAGAGCTCCGCGTAGCATCTGCTTCTTCGATCAATGCAATAACACTGTCCGGCACCTCTTTAATGCCCTCAAGTATATCAATGGCTTTCAGCAACATTGTGGTTGCCTGTTCATTTACCGGCTGGCTGTTAAACTCTATAGCGCGAGTCCAAAGTTCTACACTTGCCCGCTCTTGCTCCAATATTTTTGAAACCAAATATTGATTATAAACCACCGATCCAATTCCCAAAAAAATGAGCAAAAAGACCAGGATAAGCTTAATCTTATTTGAGGGGACGAAAAGTTTCATAAGTAAAGGGTAATCCTTTTAGCCAAAAATAAAAAGGAAACAGCATAAAAAAGCCTCCCTGATGAATTAACAAAAAGGGAGGCTATAATTAGTTTAGCTTAAGCAGATGC is from Gracilimonas sp. and encodes:
- a CDS encoding sigma-70 family RNA polymerase sigma factor encodes the protein MSQLTRDEIKKQKDFDKEIIPHMDALYNFALRLTTDPNDAEDLVQDTIVKAYRFFSSYEKGTNAKAWMFRILKNSFINNYRKTSKKPSQVDYDEVSSYYESIRAERTETSDLENLMFREMMDDDLSTALKRLPEDFRTVVLLCDVEGYTYEEIANMLDVPIGTIRSRLHRGRNLLKTELLEYAKKRGYTGD
- a CDS encoding HAMP domain-containing sensor histidine kinase; this translates as MKLFVPSNKIKLILVFLLIFLGIGSVVYNQYLVSKILEQERASVELWTRAIEFNSQPVNEQATTMLLKAIDILEGIKEVPDSVIALIEEADATRSSNDFVSEEIILQDRFRIPTILIDSSDVILAQRNIDSVRLATPENRRELVRELKSLNNPINFVYGDEKRQITQFVYYGESPTVQMLRYFPYIQILLLGLLLGIGYTTYRSITRSEQSNLWVGMAKEAAHQLGTPISSLYGWLQLLKDEYRYEETAVNIANEIERDIQRLRGVAERFGKIGSEPELRKLQIGPVLEQVMVYMERRLPRLGKAIEVRKNLNAQATVRANPELLQWAVENLVKNAMDSLRDIEGDSYISISSKVQEGEVIIDIEDSGTGIDIKNVKNIFKPGFSTKKRGWGLGLSLTKRIIEEYHKGSVFVLRSELNEGTTVRITLKVQKNEETVYPMVDQSPV